The following are encoded together in the Glycine max cultivar Williams 82 chromosome 8, Glycine_max_v4.0, whole genome shotgun sequence genome:
- the LOC100819206 gene encoding uncharacterized protein, which yields MDPVELPLPVDVAAAPKLMGSEGFSLIQNDVASIKTAAEFPSCNKFVETQLSKNSSLLPHLKGEEASKNMPSGNGRNCPVINSRLEGVPFQRKSAKSNRSNSSCSKRPRMSQPEDSLSPNGIEESKDISDKLGSHNLNCTSPEKNQLPKQKSNSSKRGDKRNFKVPSAKAKFESSSMKMGASIFSSTSGGNNFFGLYGLKHDFHDVTKLIDEPPLDELLRGTFECPILSKDKGKKTSSVSDSFLNSVRKACSILQCPKPVQSQNMTEMDYSSNMKMSTCQLSSVCAVESVGNGDKEQSCTLDMSSCQKDHCSEVESTTSPLDFPLHQPKDVLERIALHPFQDLESLLLDVSKPAVTTKNGIDQRSGKQVSRRPSLPTFPWSHAFGGHSRTNSDTGKLSTSRSMCQGKWSRTCVIASSTDADRSSFTNLDSFSYDQSLVPSSGSSDKKNFSSLFANLPFHLLDSSSSVSCSEDSWAKAEFGGPADTKENDERCPRVLTAAQTLCEIATHSQRQNSDGILRWQRKTSQKTMKACHYKSNEKLEETSSRPISMIGSDMVARSVEQIMPSKKPRLSIVENKNSGYSNIAKKGHIVWPISKSSRSFPSKQVRDSFVENKRTNASILKQHCMMPPPARGLDKTRDGQQQVGKLVVMDWKRGRDNTD from the exons ATGGACCCCGTTGAATTGCCGTTACCAGTTGACGTGGCAGCTGCCCCCAAATTGATGGGATCGGAGGGTTTCTCGCTAATTCAAAATG ATGTTGCAAGTATAAAAACGGCAGCTGAGTTTCCTTCCTGCAATAAATTTGTAGAAACTCAACTCTCTAAGAATTCTAGTCTGCTGCCCCATCTCAAGGGTGAAGAGGCGTCCAAAAATATGCCTAGTGGTAATGGCAGAAATTGTCCTGTAATTAATTCTAGATTAGAAGGTGTACCATTTCAACGAAAATCAGCAAAATCAAACAGGAGTAATAGTTCTTGTTCAAAGAGGCCACGGATGTCACAACCAGAAGATTCTTTAAGCCCTAATGGAATTGAGGAGTCAAAGGATATTTCTGATAAACTTGGATCACATAATTTAAACTGTACTTCTCCAG AGAAAAATCAATTACCCAAGCAAAAGAGCAATTCTAGCAAGCGTGGTGATAAGAGGAATTTTAAAGTGCCTTCTGCCAAGGCTAAATTTGAGTCATCCTCTATGAAGATGGGTGCATCAATCTTCAGTTCTACGTCTGGGGGGAACAACTTTTTTG GGCTATATGGTCTGAAACATGATTTTCATGATGTCACAAAGCTTATTGATGAACCACCGTTAGATGAGCTCCTTAGGGGCACTTTTGAGTGCCCCATTTTAAGCAAAGATAAAGGGAAGAAAACATCAAGTGTGAGTGatagttttttaaattcagTAAGAAAGGCATGCTCTATCCTTCAGTGCCCAAAACCCGTTCAGTCCCAAAATATGACTGAGATGGATTACTCCTCCAACATGAAAATGTCAACTTGCCAATTGAGCTCAGTTTGTGCAGTAGAAAGTGTTGGTAATGGGGATAAAGAGCAGTCTTGTACATTAGATATGTCTTCATGTCAGAAG GATCATTGTAGTGAAGTAGAAAGTACAACTAGTCCGCTTGACTTCCCATTACATCAACCTAAGGATGTTTTGGAACGAATTGCACTCCATCCATTCCAGGATTTGGAGTCTTTGCTGCTTGATGTGTCCAAGCCTGCTGTTACCACAAAGAATGGTATTGATCAACGGTCAGGCAAGCAAGTGTCTCGTCGGCCAAGCCTGCCAACCTTTCCATGGTCACATGCTTTTGGTGGCCATTCTAGAACTAATTCTGACACAGGTAAGTTATCAACAAGTAGAAGCATGTGCCAAGGTAAATGGTCAAGGACATGTGTCATTGCTAGCTCTACAGATGCTGATCGCAGTTCCTTCACAAACCTTGATTCATTCAGTTATGATCAGAGCCTTGTTCCTTCATCTGGTAGTTCAGACAAAAAGAATTTCTCATCTTTATTTGCTAACCTTCCTTTCCATCTGTTGGATTCTTCATCTTCTGTATCATGTTCAGAAGATTCTTGGGCTAAAGCAG AATTTGGAGGCCCAGCTGATACTAAAGAGAACG ATGAGCGTTGTCCAAGAGTATTAACTGCTGCACAAACTCTCTGTGAAATTGCAACTCATTCACAGAGGCAGAACTCAGATGGAATTTTAAGATGGCAAAGGAAAACTTCACAAAAGACCATGAAAGCTTGCCACTATAAATCAAATGAGAAACTTGAGGAGACATCTTCTAGACCAATTTCAATGATCGGATCTGACATGGTGGCCAGAAGTGTGGAGCAGATAATGCCCTCAAAGAAGCCAAGACTTTCCATAGTCGAGAATAAGAACAGTGGTTACTCCAATATTGCCAAGAAAGGACACATTGTGTGGCCTATTTCAAAATCAAGTAGATCGTTTCCCAGTAAACAAGTTAGAGACTCGTTTGTGGAAAACAAACGCACAAATGCCAGCATCTTGAAGCAACATTGTATGATGCCCCCACCTGCAAGGGGTTTAGATAAGACTCGTGATGGTCAGCAGCAGGTTGGAAAATTAGTAGTGATGGATTGGAAAAGGGGAAGAGACAACACAGATTGA
- the LOC100796827 gene encoding LURP-one-related domain-containing protein, with product MRVFSRFKFLSRAVHEEQEGEHDGGEKIKYPLTEGNLCTSLTLTVWRKSLVISCKGFTVIDPYGNLVYRVDNYIVHPNEVILMDASGNSVLTLRRSRKLGLVDSWFVYEGEMGKQKVKSRDSPVCCVRKRVNILDGKPKVQAYVYRVTSDSDKRHAAFTIEGSYAHRTCKVLDEYKKAVAEIKRKEANTKDVSFGIEIFQLVVHPGFDTSFAMALVLLLDQMFS from the exons ATGAGGGTGTTTTCTAGGTTCAAATTTCTGTCAAGAGCAGTGCACGAGGAACAAGAGGGTGAGCATGATGGGGGGGAGAAAATCAAGTACCCTTTAACGGAGGGAAATTTGTGTACGTCCTTAACATTAACGGTTTGGAGAAAATCCCTTGTGATTAGTTGTAAAGGATTCACGGTGATAGATCCATATGGAAACCTTGTGTATCGGGTGGACAATTACATCGTGCACCCCAACGAAGTCATTCTTATGGACGCTTCAGGAAACTCTGTTCTCACCTTGCGCCGCTCCAGG AAGCTAGGATTAGTAGATAGCTGGTTTGTGTATGAAGGGGAAATGGGGAAGCAGAAGGTTAAATCAAGAGATAGTCCAGTTTGTTGTGTACGGAAGCGTGTGAATATTTTAGACGGCAAACCCAAGGTTCAGGCCTACGTGTACCGCGTGACCTCGGATTCAGATAAAAGACATGCGGCGTTTACAATAGAAGGTTCCTATGCACATAGGACATGTAAAGTGTTGGATGAGTACAAGAAAGCCGTAGCTGAAATCAAGAGAAAGGAGGCCAATACCAAAGACGTCTCTTTCGGGATAGAGATTTTTCAGTTAGTTGTTCACCCTGGGTTTGATACTAGCTTTGCTATGGCACTAGTTTTACTACTGGATCAAATGTTTTCATAA